In Mercurialis annua linkage group LG5, ddMerAnnu1.2, whole genome shotgun sequence, a single genomic region encodes these proteins:
- the LOC126681643 gene encoding uncharacterized protein LOC126681643: MEVDEIRTNFESHRKANSPCSTNNIPATHGLKLPKLVMYNGTRNATMEENFLFGLEQYFDAMGVLDDATMLSNAHTFLRDVIQLWWRKKYADKEKGLCVLNTWEQFKVELRKHFMPHNTDTEARGKLQRLKQSGTISDYIKEFTTLMLEIEDLSDKDSLFYFKDGLLDRRGVQSLDDAIAVAESLVDYASQFKSKKPNLNKNGGDRDGQKGDKARKDNEHKPSSSYKRDKQFGTRRDALKLPKPCFICDGPHWTRDSPNKKAINAMAAEF; this comes from the coding sequence ATGGAGGTGGATGAGATTCGTACAAATTTTGAATCTCATCGTAAAGCAAATAGCCCTTGCTCTACCAATAATATCCCTGCTACGCACGGTCTCAAGCTGCCTAAGCTAGTGATGTACAACGGTACTCGCAATGCTACTATGGAGGAAAACTTCCTTTTTGGCCTCGAACAATACTTTGACGCCATGGGAGTGTTGGATGATGCAACTATGCTTAGTAATGCCCATACATTCCTACGTGATGTTATCCAACTTTGGTGGCGAAAGAAGTATGCTGATAAGGAAAAGGGTTTATGTGTCCTTAATACGTGGGAACAATTCAAAGTAGAGTTACGCAAACATTTTATGCCACATAATACTGACACTGAAGCAAGAGGAAAGTTGCAACGGTTGAAACAATCAGGTACCATTTCTGACTATATTAAAGAATTCACTACTCTCATGCTTGAAATCGAGGATTTGTCCGATAAGGACTCCCTCTTCTACTTCAAAGACGGGTTGCTAGACCGACGCGGTGTTCAGTCTCTCGATGATGCTATCGCCGTGGCTGAATCTCTCGTTGACTATGCTTCTCAATTCAAAAGCAAGAAGCCTAATTTGAATAAGAATGGGGGTGATAGAGATGGACAAAAAGGGGATAAAGCCCGCAAGGATAACGAGCACAAGCCTTCGAGTAGCTATAAAAGGGATAAGCAATTCGGTACTAGACGTGATGCCTTGAAGCTGCCAAAACCCTGCTTCATATGTGATGGACCGCATTGGACTCGAGATAGTCCTAACAAGAAAGCCATCAATGCTATGGCCGCAGAGTTCTAA
- the LOC126681644 gene encoding uncharacterized protein LOC126681644 yields MRKMLNGWELINNYSCSSMGRIWVIFDSSKLIMKDIMVHNQFIHCTMESDEINCWCTIVYGSYIAVDRMELYSKLIDVSKMGSKYTWTNNQSGSDRIWRTIDWCFVNDAWLSDLGNAYYDVLAPGVSDHSPLVIKMHNGNVKKGGGFKFYNVWCEHQDFIDYVKRGWNININGVNMYGVYQKLKNTKCELKRLSRRDFSGISIRIIKTREFLFKLQNDLQANSSSSEPIDEERVVHKHFCKLIKWEESIVRQKSRMKWIALGHKNTRFFHMCIKQRINRKEL; encoded by the exons ATGAGGAAGATGTTAAATGGTTGGGAATTGATTAACAACTATTCATGTTCTAGTATGGGCAGGATATGGGTTATTTTTGATAGTAGTAAATTAATCATGAAAGATATTATGGTTCATAACCAATTCATCCATTGTACAATGGAGAGTGATGAGATAAATTGTTGGTGTACTATTGTTTACGGGTCTTACATTGCTGTAGACAGGATGGAGTTATATAGTAAGCTAATTGATGTGAGTAAGA tgGGTAGTAAGTACACTTGGACTAATAACCAAAGTGGTAGTGATAGAATTTGGAGAACTATTGACTGGTGCTTTGTCAATGATGCGTGGTTATCTGACTTAGGGAATGCTTACTATGATGTGCTAGCTCCTGGTGTGTCTGATCATAGCCCCCTAGTTATTAAGATGCATAATGGAAATGTGAAGAAGGGAGGTGGATTTAAGTTCTATAACGTTTGGTGTGAGCATCAGGATTTCATTGATTATGTCAAAAGAGGTTggaatattaatataaatggtGTAAACATGTATGGGGTCTACCAGAAGCTTAAGAACACTAAGTGTGAGCTTAAAAGGCTGAGCAGAAGGGACTTCAGTGGAATTTCCATTAGGATTATAAAAACCAGAGAGTTTCTTTTCAAGTTGCAGAATGATTTACAagctaactcttcttcttctgagcCGATTGATGAAGAAAGAGTTGTGCATAAGCATTTCTGCAAGTTGATCAAGTGGGAGGAAAGCATTGTTAGACAGAAATCTAGAATGAAATGGATAGCTTTGGGGCATAAAAACACCAGGTTTTTCCACATGTGCATCAAGCAAAGAATCAATAGAAAAGAATTGTGA